The window GCCCGGGATAGACCGTAATCGGCCGACCCGTGCGATGTCATCGGGCTTTGGACCTACTCCGGGAGACCCGCCCGCAGACCGGTCGGGCGTCCCGTGTCAGTGCCCGCGCGCGATCCACTCCGGCAGGGCCGGGGCCTCGCCGTCGACCGTCGTGCTCTCCCCGTGGCCCGTGCGCACCACCGTGTCCGGCGGCAGCGACAGCAGGCGCTTGCGGATCGAGTCGATGATGGTGGGGAAGTCCGAGAAGGACCGGCCCGTCGCGCCCGGCCCGCCGTGGAAGAGGGTGTCGCCGGTGAAGACCGTGCCCAGCGCCGGCGCGTACAGGCAGACGCCGCCGGGGCTGTGGCCGGGGGTGTGCAGCACCTTCAGCTCGACGCCCGCCACGGACAGCACCTGGCCGTCCGTCAGGTCCCCGTCGGGCGCGGTGTCCGGGTGGGTCTGGTCCCACAGCATCCGGTCGTCCGGGTGGAGCAGGACCGGAGCGCCCGTGCGCGCCGCGAGCTCCGGCGCCGCGTCGATGTGGTCGTTGTGCGCGTGGGTGCACAGGATCGCGACGAGCCGGCGGTCGCCGACCGCCCCTGCGATCGCCTCGGCGTCGTGGGCCGCGTCGATGACGACGGCCTCCCGGTCGTCGCCCACGATCCAGACGTTGTTGTCGACCTCCCAGACGCCGCCGTCCAGGGCGAACATGCCGGACGTGACGAGGTGTTCGATGCGGGCCATCACACGGTCCCCGGCGCGGCCGTCGGCGTCGCGTGGGACGAGGCCTCCGCCGTCGGCATCAGCACCACCGAGCGCAGCACCTCGCCCTTCTCCATCCGGTGGAACGCCTCCTCCACCCCGTCCAGCGCGATCGTCTCGCTGACGAACGCGTCGAGGTCGAGGCGGCCCTGCAGGTAGAGGTCGATCAGCATGGGGAAGTCGCGGGAGGGCAGGCAGTCGCCGTACCACGAGGACTTCAGGGCGCCGCCGCGCCCGAAGACGTCCAGCAGCGGCAGCTCCAGCTTCATCTCCGGCGTGGGCACGCCCACCAGCACCACGGTGCCGGCCAGGTCACGCGCGTAGAAGGCCTGGCGGTACGTCTCCGGGCGGCCGACCGCGTCGATGACGACGTCGGCGCCGAAGCCCCCGGTCAGCGACCGGATCGCCTCGACGGCGTCCACGGAGGTGGAGTTGACGGTGTGCGTGGCGCCCAGGGCCTTGGCCTGCTCCAGCTTGGCGTCGGAGAGGTCCACCGCGATGATCTTCGCGGCGCCGGCCAGCCGGGCCCCGGCGACCGCCGCGTTGCCCACGCCGCCGCAGCCGATGACCGCGACCGAGTCGCCCCGGCCCACCTGGCCGGTGTTGATGGCCGCGCCCAGGCCGGCCATCACGCCGCAGCCCAGCAGGCCGGCGGCCGCGGGCGCCGCGGCGGGGTCGACCTTGGTGCACTGCCCGGCGGCCACCAGCGTCTTCTCCGCGAACGCCCCGATGCCCAGCGCGGGCGAGAGCTCCGTGCCGTCCGTCAGCGTCATCCTCTGCTTGGCGTTGTGCGTGTTGAAGCAGTACCAGGGGCGGCCGCGCAGACACGCCCGGCACTGGCCGCAGACCGCGCGCCAGTTGAGGATCACGAAGTCGCCCGGAGCCACTTCGGTCACTCCGGCACCGACCGACTCGACCACACCGGCGGCCTCGTGGCCGAGGAGGAACGGGAATTCGTCGTTGATCCCGCCTTCCCGGTAGTGCAGGTCGGTGTGGCACACCCCGCACGCCTGGATCTTCACGACGGCCTCGCCCGGGCCCGGGTCCGGGACGAGGATCGTCTCGACCCGCACGGGATCGCCCTTGCCTCGTGCGATGACACCGCGTACTTCTTGCGCCATGGGGGTGCTGCCTTTCTCGGTGGTCGGATCTTGTGGTCGGACCGTCCCCCACTCTGCGCGGGAAACCGGACCGTGTCCAACATCCCTGACCGATCACATTCAGCAGTTCTCCTGATCAGTCAACAGTTCTCCTGATCAGTCATGGCCAGCAGCGCACGGGCGGCCGCGGTCGGCTTGCCCGCCGCCGGCACGGCCACGGCCACCTTCCACAGCGTCGGCCCCTCCAGCGGCACCGCACTGAGCCCGCGCGCCTGCTCCTTGACCGTCACCGGGCGCGGCACGACCGCCGCGCCCAGGCCGCGCGAGACGAGGTCGAGCAGCGTATAGACGTCGTTGACCTGCAGCGCGACCTTCCGGGCCACGCCCGCGTCGGCGAACGCGAGGTCGGCGGCCCGGCGGGCGCCCCAGTCCGGGTGGAGGTCCACGAACACCTCCCCGGCCAGCCGCGCCAGGGGGACCGGCCCGCTGAGGCCGGCCAGCGGGTGGTCCGCCCGGCACAGCAGCATCAGCGGCTCCTCCGCGACCGGCCGCAGCCGCACCCCCTCGTGGAAGCCGTCGTGCACGACGAACGCCACGTCGAGCTCGCCGCGCCGCACCTGCTCCAGCAGCCGGCCCGAGCCCGCCTGCTCCATGTGCACCTCCACCTGCGGGTGCAGCGCGTGGAAGGAGGCCAGCAGCGCGGCGGCGTCCACGGTGCCCATGCACTGCTCGGTCCCCACCGAGAGCGTGCCGCCCATCAGCCCCTGCACCGCCGCGACGGCCTCCCGGGCCGCCGCCGCGCACGCCAGCGTCCGCCGCGCTTCCACCAGCAGCGCCCGCCCGGCGTCCGTCAGTCCCACGCGCCGCGTCGTGCGCAGGAACAGCTCGGCGCCCAGCTCCCGTTCCAGGGCCCGCACCGAGGCCGACACCCCCGACTGCGCCACCCGCAGCCGTTCCGCCGCGTGCGTGAAGTGCTGCTCCTCCGCGACGGCGACGAAGTGTTCGAGGTGTCTGAGTTCCATGATTCAGCATCGTAAGTGCTGGATCACGGCCTCCCCGCGGGGCCCTTGCAGGCCGTGCCCCCGGCGCGTGCCTCCGGCAAGGCCGCTCTGGCCGATAGAGGGTTCTCCGATGCGGCACCTCGGCCATTCGAACGCCCCGTCACACCCGCCCCGACAGTACTTCCCGGCCAACTCCTGCACCTGCGGAACCAGTGCCTCCCAGCCCACACCTGCTCCGGAGGCCTCAGCGGCCTTCTCGCGCGTGGCCGGTCCTCTACCTGCGGTGCAGTCAGGACGCGAAGTGCCTGTCTACTCTCCCGGGCCATGCGCAGATCACTGTTCGGACGCCTCGGGCTGTCCGCCACTCTCGCCTCCGTCGTCGCCCTGCTGGGCCTGGCCCAGCCGGCCTCCGCCGCCGACACCCCTCCGATGACCGTCACCGTCGACAAGGCGTCCGCGACGCCCGGCTCCACGGTGAGCATCACCCTCAAGTTCACCAACGACCAGTCCACGAACACCCAGTTCGTGTACCAGTCCATACAGCCGACGTGGAGCACGTCGCAGGACCCCGCGCTGAAGTACGCGTTCGCCTCCTGCACCGGCGACGTGACCAGCTGCAACGTCACGGGCAAGCAGAGCGGCTCGATGAACTACGCCGTGCCGATCCTCCCCGGCGCCAGCCGCACCGTGACCCTGACCTACAACGTCGCCGCGGACTCGGCCTGCGGCCCGAGCCGCCGCATCGAGTTCTACACCTACCTGTACTACGAGTACCAGGGCGGCCAGGCCAAGAAGGACGGCGTCAACTCGGTCGGCACCGACATCGCCTGCAACACGTCGGGGACCCTCGGGAAGGCAGCCGGCGCCGGGCACTGAGCCACGCTGGACCCTCGCTGCACGAAGCCGTAGGTCCGGCCCGGCCAGGAGCGCGCCCTGGCCGGGCCCGGGCGGGGCGCCGGCATCCGGTCGCCCGCCGGCCCTCCGCCGCCGGCCGGTCCGCGTCAGTCCGCGGCCAGGTGCTCCGCGAAGAACGCCTCGATGCGCCGCCACGCGTCCGCGGCCGACGCCGGCTCCGGGCCGATGCCCATGACCGCGCGCATCACCGGCCGCATCAGGAGCGGCACGTTGTCGGCGTGGTTGAAGAACGAGTGCCCGGCATCCGGGTAGACCTCGACGTCGTGGGGGACGCCCGCACGCTCCAGCGCATTCCGGAGCGGGTCCGCGTAGCCCCGGAAAGCCCGGTCCTTCGCACCGTAACTGGCGATCACCGGGCACGCGCCCCGCATCGCCGTCTCCAGGTCGTCCGGCGGCCGCCCGTAGTTGGCCGAGGCCGCGTCGTACCCGCCCCGGCCCGCCAGGACGAGCGCGAAGCCGCCGCCCATGCAGAACCCGATGACGCCGACCTTGCCCGTACAGCCGGGGTCGGCCAGCAGCCGCTGCCGGGCGGCCTCGATGTCCCCGTACACCGGGCCGCGGCCGGACATCAGCGACCGCATCGCCGGCACCAGGCAGCGGTAGGGGGACCGGCCGCGGTAGAGATCGGGCATCAGCGCCAGGTAACCCGCCTCGGCCATCCGCTCGTTGAGCCGGCGGTTGACCGCATCGGCGCCCGCCGCTTCGAAGAGGACGACCACGCCCGGCCGGGGTTCCTCCCCCGGGGGCCGCGCGAGGTGGCCATGAAGCCCGGGGGCCCCGCCGTACCGGACGCTGAGCTCCGACAGATCAACGAGTTCGGCCATCCCGCGACGTTACGCCGGGGGCCCTCGCCTGCGCCACCGAATACCGCCGCATCCGCAGTGCACGGCCCCCCGTCACCCCGCCCACGACGGCCGGACCCACGCGGACGGCGAGTCCGGCGCGGGGCCGTCCCCCTCGGGCGCGGGGTCCGGCAGGTCCAGGGCCCGCGCGGCGAGCCCCTCACGCGCCCGGTCGCGAACCCGGCCGCCGGTGGTGACGGCCACCGTCCACAGGGGCTCCAGCCGCGCGCCGCGCCGCGACTTGGCCCGGGAGGTGCCGATGCCGAGGTGCACGGCACGGGCTCCCAGCTCGTGGGCGAGCCGGAGCGGTTCGTAGAACATCAGGCCGAAATAGCAGCCGCGCGTGCCGGGGCGGGACTCGTCGACGCCGATCAGCCGCACCCACAGCACGTCGCGGTAGTGGAAGACCAGGTGGCAGCCGACCGTGCGGCCCGCGAGCCGGGCCCGCACGACGTAGGCGCCGGGGAGCTCGGCGCAGCGGGCCAGATAGCGGGAGAAGCGCGAGCCGGGCCGGTCGTAGACGGAGCCGT is drawn from Streptomyces roseifaciens and contains these coding sequences:
- a CDS encoding dienelactone hydrolase family protein, giving the protein MAELVDLSELSVRYGGAPGLHGHLARPPGEEPRPGVVVLFEAAGADAVNRRLNERMAEAGYLALMPDLYRGRSPYRCLVPAMRSLMSGRGPVYGDIEAARQRLLADPGCTGKVGVIGFCMGGGFALVLAGRGGYDAASANYGRPPDDLETAMRGACPVIASYGAKDRAFRGYADPLRNALERAGVPHDVEVYPDAGHSFFNHADNVPLLMRPVMRAVMGIGPEPASAADAWRRIEAFFAEHLAAD
- a CDS encoding MBL fold metallo-hydrolase, producing MMARIEHLVTSGMFALDGGVWEVDNNVWIVGDDREAVVIDAAHDAEAIAGAVGDRRLVAILCTHAHNDHIDAAPELAARTGAPVLLHPDDRMLWDQTHPDTAPDGDLTDGQVLSVAGVELKVLHTPGHSPGGVCLYAPALGTVFTGDTLFHGGPGATGRSFSDFPTIIDSIRKRLLSLPPDTVVRTGHGESTTVDGEAPALPEWIARGH
- a CDS encoding LysR family transcriptional regulator produces the protein MELRHLEHFVAVAEEQHFTHAAERLRVAQSGVSASVRALERELGAELFLRTTRRVGLTDAGRALLVEARRTLACAAAAREAVAAVQGLMGGTLSVGTEQCMGTVDAAALLASFHALHPQVEVHMEQAGSGRLLEQVRRGELDVAFVVHDGFHEGVRLRPVAEEPLMLLCRADHPLAGLSGPVPLARLAGEVFVDLHPDWGARRAADLAFADAGVARKVALQVNDVYTLLDLVSRGLGAAVVPRPVTVKEQARGLSAVPLEGPTLWKVAVAVPAAGKPTAAARALLAMTDQENC
- a CDS encoding S-(hydroxymethyl)mycothiol dehydrogenase is translated as MAQEVRGVIARGKGDPVRVETILVPDPGPGEAVVKIQACGVCHTDLHYREGGINDEFPFLLGHEAAGVVESVGAGVTEVAPGDFVILNWRAVCGQCRACLRGRPWYCFNTHNAKQRMTLTDGTELSPALGIGAFAEKTLVAAGQCTKVDPAAAPAAAGLLGCGVMAGLGAAINTGQVGRGDSVAVIGCGGVGNAAVAGARLAGAAKIIAVDLSDAKLEQAKALGATHTVNSTSVDAVEAIRSLTGGFGADVVIDAVGRPETYRQAFYARDLAGTVVLVGVPTPEMKLELPLLDVFGRGGALKSSWYGDCLPSRDFPMLIDLYLQGRLDLDAFVSETIALDGVEEAFHRMEKGEVLRSVVLMPTAEASSHATPTAAPGTV